One window from the genome of Montipora foliosa isolate CH-2021 chromosome 5, ASM3666993v2, whole genome shotgun sequence encodes:
- the LOC138003827 gene encoding beta-1,3-galactosyltransferase 1-like translates to MAYKIAIAIKAIALLVILIILTKILVPQSRTTWRRNKARTSDLGPDPHWELEPNHQRNKVHSTLHSTLVPEMLQNTTLLIIINTAPSDFERRNTLRKTWAKQSSWKFAANASSSLSDSGGIVNITYFFTMGFDGYSSIDEGVESESRFHKDILRVNLRETYRLLVTKTLLTFKWVTTLDIKPLFIAKANDDVYVKVPELATLLKTYSSSPRKLYAGLVRRNSQVHRDILNPWYVSKEDYKEDVYPPFCLEPFYLFSLDLFLDVVNASKVNTPFPVEDAYMGYLVQKIGVEPLDTGMDLFNANRGLDRTILDTPENKLNVPSGIVLGDLLSSAAINLIHRVYTRSSLTKAIKGLMSR, encoded by the coding sequence ATGGCATACAAGATTGCAATTGCTATTAAGGCAATCGCCCTTCTCGTTATCCTGATTATTCTCACAAAGATACTTGTTCCTCAATCAAGAACTACGTGGAGACGTAACAAGGCAAGGACCTCAGATCTTGGACCAGATCCTCATTGGGAATTGGAACCAAATCATCAACGCAACAAAGTCCATTCTACGTTGCATTCTACACTTGTGCCAGAAATGCTGCAAAACACTACTCTCCTAATTATCATTAACACGGCTCCCTCTGATTTTGAAAGGAGAAATACTTTAAGAAAGACTTGGGCAAAGCAATCATCTTGGAAATTTGCGGCAAATGCTTCTAGCTCTCTTTCCGATTCGGGTGGCATTGTGAATATTACATATTTTTTCACGATGGGATTCGACGGATACTCTTCCATTGACGAGGGCGTGGAAAGCGAATCAAGATTCCACAAAGACATCCTGCGCGTGAATTTAAGGGAGACTTATCGTTTGTTGGTAACTAAGACTTTACTTACCTTTAAGTGGGTAACAACATTGGACATAAAACCACTTTTCATAGCAAAAGCAAACGATGATGTCTATGTTAAGGTACCAGAGCTTGCCACGTTGTTGAAGACGTATTCCAGTTCGCCCAGGAAACTTTATGCTGGGCTTGTGAGACGAAATTCGCAAGTTCACCGCGACATCCTGAATCCGTGGTATGTCAGTAAGGAAGACTACAAAGAGGACGTTTACCCTCCGTTTTGCTTGGAACCGTTTTACCTTTTCTCATTGGATCTGTTTTTAGATGTAGTGAATGCGTCGAAAGTAAACACGCCCTTTCCCGTAGAGGATGCCTACATGGGTTATTTGGTTCAAAAGATAGGCGTGGAGCCTCTTGATACGGGTATGGATTTATTCAATGCTAACCGGGGTCTTGACAGGACGATTCTTGATACCccagaaaataaattaaatgttcCCTCGGGAATTGTCTTGGGAGACTTGCTAAGTTCCGCGGCCATAAACCTGATACATCGTGTTTACACGAGATCGAGCTTAACCAAAGCTATCAAGGGGCTAATGTCCCGTTAA